The following are from one region of the Mangifera indica cultivar Alphonso chromosome 14, CATAS_Mindica_2.1, whole genome shotgun sequence genome:
- the LOC123196015 gene encoding protein AUXIN SIGNALING F-BOX 2-like, which translates to MLRKKMNYFPDEVIEHVFDFITSHKDRNAVSLVCKSWYKIERMSRQRVFIGNCYAISPERVIARFPELKSLTLKGKPHFADFSLVPQDWGGILYPWIEAFAKRRVGLEELRLKRMVVSDESLELLSRSFGNFKALVLVSCEGFTTDGLAAVAANCRSLRELDLQENEVEDHKGNWISRFPESCTSLVSLNFACLKGDINLAALEKLVARSPNLKSLRLNRAVPLDVLQKILMRAPQLVDLGIGSFVHDPASDAYNKLKATILRCKSIRSLSGFLEVTPRCLQAIHPICHNLTSLNLSYAPGIHGNDLIKLIQHCRKLERLWILDCIGDKGLGVVASTCKELQELRVFPSDLQGGGNAAVTEEGLVAISAGCPKLHSLLYFCYQMTNAALITVAKNCSNFTRFRLCTLDPVKPDPVTMRPLDEGFGAIVQSCKRLRRLSLSGLLTDQVFLYIGMYAEQLEMLSIAFAGNSDKGMLYVLNGCKKLRKLEIRDCPFGDTALLTDVGKYETMRSLWMSSCEVTLGGCQTLAEDRPMLNVEIINEDGQIDFSADEKQKVGKMYLYRSLVGPRKDAPAFVRTL; encoded by the exons ATGCTGAGAAAAAAGATGAATTATTTTCCAGATGAGGTAATAGAACACGTGTTCGATTTCATAACGTCACATAAGGACCGAAACGCAGTGTCTTTAGTGTGTAAATCATGGTACAAAATCGAAAGAATGAGCAGACAAAGAGTGTTCATCGGAAACTGTTATGCGATCAGTCCGGAGAGAGTGATCGCCAGGTTTCCGGAGCTCAAGTCGTTGACCTTAAAGGGAAAACCACATTTTGCGGACTTCAGCTTGGTTCCCCAAGATTGGGGCGGGATTCTTTACCCATGGATTGAAGCTTTTGCCAAGAGAAGGGTCGGGTTGGAGGAGTTGAGGCTGAAGAGGATGGTGGTTTCAGATGAGAGTCTCGAATTGCTCTCGAGGTCGTTCGGGAATTTCAAGGCCTTGGTTCTTGTTAGCTGTGAAGGCTTCACCACTGATGGGCTGGCTGCTGTAGCTGCTAATTGTAG GTCTCTTAGAGAGCTTGACTTACAAGAAAATGAAGTAGAGGATCATAAAGGCAACTGGATTAGCCGCTTTCCTGAAAGTTGTACTTCTCTTGTCTCCCTGAACTTTGCATGCCTCAAGGGAGATATAAATTTGGCGGCTCTTGAGAAACTTGTAGCAAGGTCGCCTAATCTCAAAAGTTTGAGGTTAAACCGGGCAGTGCCTCTTGATGTGCTCCAAAAGATACTGATGCGAGCTCCTCAACTAGTGGACTTGGGTATTGGGTCCTTTGTACACGATCCAGCTTCTGATGCCTACAACAAATTAAAGGCTACCATTCTGAGGTGCAAGTCAATTAGGAGTTTGTCAGGTTTTTTGGAGGTCACTCCTCGTTGCCTGCAAGCTATTCACCCAATTTGTCATAACCTAACCTCTTTGAATCTGAGCTATGCCCCTGGCATTCATGGAAATGATCTGATAAAGCTTATTCAGCACTGCAGGAAACTGGAGCGATTATGG ATACTGGATTGTATTGGAGATAAAGGATTGGGAGTTGTGGCTTCCACTTGTAAAGAGTTGCAAGAATTGAGGGTCTTCCCATCTGATCTCCAAGGGGGAGGCAATGCTGCTGTAACCGAGGAAGGTCTGGTTGCCATATCTGCTGGTTGCCCAAAGCTTcattcattgttgtacttctgCTACCAGATGACTAATGCTGCTCTCATAACTGTGGCAAAAAATTGTTCTAATTTTACTCGCTTCAGATTGTGCACCCTTGACCCTGTAAAACCTGACCCTGTCACCATGCGGCCTTTGGATGAAGGTTTTGGGGCAATTGTTCAATCTTGCAAGCGACTAAGGCGATTATCACTCTCAGGACTGTTAACTGACCAGGTTTTCCTTTACATTGGAATGTATGCTGAGCAGCTGGAAATGCTTTCAATTGCTTTTGCTGGGAACAGTGACAAGGGAATGCTTTATGTCTTGAATGGGTGTAAGAAGCTTCGCAAGCTAGAAATCAGGGACTGCCCCTTTGGTGACACAGCACTTCTGACGGACGTGGGAAAGTATGAGACAATGCGATCCCTTTGGATGTCGTCCTGTGAAGTTACCCTTGGAGGCTGCCAGACACTTGCGGAGGATAGGCCAATGCTCAATGTGGAGATCATAAATGAAGATGGTCAAATTGATTTTAGTGCTgatgaaaaacaaaaagtagGGAAGATGTACTTGTATCGATCATTGGTTGGGCCAAGGAAAGATGCACCAGCGTTTGTGCGGACTTTGTAA
- the LOC123195847 gene encoding nonsense-mediated mRNA decay protein 2, whose protein sequence is MVETKEPEEPTLPSKRKSDLSCEENENYPNKTQKLQTLNNNSENSEDITLKRDKECLNSNAQASNNEDECEEEEDGDDDDVEGNGEVVADRKGKGILIEEEEEDDESDDDNELSDGGTQSDNDSDLSDDPLAEVDLDNILPSRTRRKVIQPGEYIANDIGNDEDDSDSEDEDA, encoded by the coding sequence ATGGTAGAAACCAAAGAGCCAGAAGAACCTACATTGCCTTCGAAGCGTAAATCTGATTTAAGTTGCGAAGAGAACGAAAACTACCCAAACAAGACACAAAAGCTCCAAACACTGAACAACAATTCAGAAAATTCCGAAGATATAACCCTTAAACGAGATAAAGAGTGCCTTAATTCTAATGCTCAAGCAAGCAACAACGAAGACGAGTGTGAAGAAGAGGAGGATGGCGACGACGATGACGTGGAGGGTAATGGAGAGGTTGTTGCGGATAGAAAGGGAAAGGGGATTTTAattgaagaggaagaggaagatgatgaaAGCGACGATGACAATGAATTGAGTGATGGCGGCACTCAATCGGACAATGACAGTGACTTGTCTGATGATCCGTTGGCGGAGGTTGATTTGGACAATATACTTCCGTCTAGGACGAGAAGGAAGGTAATTCAACCTGGGGAATATATTGCTAATGATATTGGTAACGATGAGGATGACAGTGACAGTGAGGATGAGGACGCATGA
- the LOC123197057 gene encoding long chain base biosynthesis protein 2a-like, with the protein MIAIPYLTALTTYFSYGLLFAFGQIRDFFRKTIDWWSTNNLQGYAPICLGLEDFYIRRLYLRIQDCFGRPIASAPDAWFNVVERYSNDYNKTLIRTNNVSRCLNLGSYNYLGFAAADEYCTPRVIESLKKYSPSTCSSRVDGGTTVLHKELEECVARFVGKPAAIVFGMGYVTNSAILPVLIGKGGLIISDSLNHNSIVNGARGSGATIRVFQHNTPSHLEEVLREQIAEGQPRTHRPWKKIIVIVEGIYSMEGELCKLPEIVSICKKYKAYTYLDEAHSIGAVGKTGRGVCELLGVDTVDVDIMMGTFTKSFGSCGGYIAGSKELIQYLKYTCPAHLYATSISPPAAEQIVSSIKVVLGKDGSSRGAQKLARIRENSNFFRSELQKMGFEVLGDNDSPVMPIMLYNPAKIPAFSRECLKQNVAVVTVAFPATPLLLARARICISASHSREDLIRALEVIGQVGDLVGIKYFPAEPKKQQGERIKLE; encoded by the exons ATGATTGCAATTCCTTATTTAACTGCCTTGACCACCTACTTCAGCTATGGCCTGTTGTTTGCTTTTGGCCAAATCAGAGACTTCTTTCGCAAAACTATTGACTGGTGGAGCACCAATAATCTTCAG GGATACGCGCCTATCTGTTTAGGACTCGAAGACTTTTATATTCGACGTTTGTATCTTCGAATTCAG GACTGTTTTGGCCGACCTATTGCTAGTGCCCCTGATGCGTGGTTTAATGTGGTTGAACGATACTCCAATGACTATAATAAGACGCTGAT ACGAACCAATAATGTAAGTAGATGCCTAAATTTGGGATCATACAACTACCTGGGGTTTGCTGCAGCAGATGAATACTGCACACCCCGGGTAATAGAGTCACTGAAAAAATATTCTCCTAGTACCTGTAGTAGCCGAGTGGATGGTG GCACTACGGTATTGCATAAAGAATTGGAGGAGTGTGTTGCAAGGTTTGTTGGAAAGCCGGCTGCTATAGTGTTTGGAATGGGCTATGTGACAAACTCTGCTATCCTTCCAGTCTTGATTGGCAAG GGAGGTTTGATTATTAGTGATTCTTTGAACCATAACTCCATTGTCAATGGTGCACGAGGATCAGGAGCAACCATTCGTGTTTTCCAACACAATA CACCCTCTCATTTGGAGGAAGTTTTGAGAGAACAAATTGCTGAGGGGCAACCTAGGACCCACAGACCATGGAAAAAGATTATCGTCATAGTGGAGGGGATATACAGCATGGAAGGGGAGCTTTGCAAACTTCCAGAGATTGTATCAATCTGCAAAAAGTATAAG GCATATACATACTTGGATGAGGCCCACAGCATTGGAGCAGTGGGGAAAACAGGAAGAGGGGTTTGTGAGCTCTTAGGAGTAGACACTGTTGATGTGGATATCATGATGGGAACTTTTACTAAATCATTCGGATCATGTGGTGGCTACATCGCAGGATCTAAG gaaTTGATCCAATACTTGAAATACACATGCCCTGCTCATCTTTATGCAACTTCAATTTCACCACCAGCAGCAGAGCAAATAGTGTCTTCGATAAAGGTCGTTCTTGGAAAGGATGGTTCCAGCAGAG GTGCCCAGAAACTTGCACGAATTCGTGAGAATAGCAACTTTTTTAGGTCAGAATTGCAGAAAATGGGTTTTGAGGTTCTTGGGGATAATGATTCTCCAGTGATGCCAATTATGCTGTACAATCCTGCGAAAATCCCCGCCTTCTCACGGGAGTGCCTCAAGCAGAAT GTGGCTGTTGTGACTGTCGCTTTTCCAGCAACCCCACTGCTATTGGCAAGAGCTCGAATATGCATATCTGCTTCTCATAGCAGGGAAGATCTAATTAGAGCCTTGGAA GTCATCGGTCAGGTTGGCGATCTTGTGGGCATTAAATACTTCCCTGCTGAACCAAAGAAGCAACAAGGGGAGAGGATCAAGTTAGAATGA
- the LOC123196956 gene encoding B3 domain-containing transcription factor FUS3-like isoform X2 — protein sequence MMTDQEPLTLSVVHEKPEASAFMAGVEDVTVKGDNTRFRADRGRSTRGLVAAVTSLGVNRKKRMARQRRSSSYNLFSFANSSSSSTSHLPPTTLPARVIDPKRLRFLFQKELKNSDVSSLRRMKAAESFLPILESKEGILITMDDLDGLHVWSFKYRFWPNNNSRMYVLENTGDFVNTHGLQFGDFIIVYQDSQNQNYVIQAKKASDQDVIYTNITSTDVNDMFLHEYEVNHLSSIYANYPNSDDTTMSFIYDTTAFSNDSPLDFLGGSLTSYSRIGALQESFGSVENLSLDEFY from the exons ATGATGACGGACCAAGAGCCTCTTACTCTTAGTGTTGTTCATGAGAAACCCGAGGCCTCTGCTTTCATGGCAGGTGTTGAGGATGTCACTGTGAAGGGGGACAATACCCGTTTTAGAGCCGATCGTGGCCGGTCAACCCGTGGCCTTGTTGCTGCTGTGACCAGTCTTGGTGTCAACAGGAAGAAAAGGATGGCCAGACAGAGACGATCTTCCTCCTACAATCTTTTCTCCTTTGCtaattcttcatcttcctccACCTCGCACTTGCCTCCCACCACTCTCCCTGCACGT GTGATTGATCCAAAGAGGCTGAGATTTCTTTTCCAGAAGGAACTTAAGAACAGTGATGTGAGCTCCCTCAGGAGAATG AAAGCAGCTGAGTCTTTCCTCCCCATTCTCGAGTCCAAGGAAGGTATTCTCATCACCATGGATGACCTGGATGGCCTCCATGTGTGGAGCTTCAAATACAG GTTTTGGCCTAATAACAATAGCCGAATGTATGTACTTGAAAATACAG GAGACTTTGTAAACACGCACGGGTTACAGTTTGGAGACTTTATCATAGTTTACCAAGACAGTCAGAATCAGAATTAT GTCATTCAGGCTAAAAAGGCTTCTGATCAAGATGTAATATATACTAACATCACTAGTACTGATGTCAATGACATGTTTCTTCACGAGTACGAAGTAAACCATTTGAGCTCCATTTACGCAAATTATCCTAACAGCGATGACACAACGATGTCGTTTATTTATGACACCACGGCCTTCTCAAATGACTCTCCATTGGATTTTTTGGGTGGATCACTCACCAGCTATTCAAGGATTGGAGCTCTGCAGGAAAGCTTTGGATCTGTTGAGAACTTATCTCTTGATGAATTCTACTGA
- the LOC123196956 gene encoding B3 domain-containing transcription factor FUS3-like isoform X1, which produces MMTDQEPLTLSVVHEKPEASAFMAGVEDVTVKGDNTRFRADRGRSTRGLVAAVTSLGVNRKKRMARQRRSSSYNLFSFANSSSSSTSHLPPTTLPARVIDPKRLRFLFQKELKNSDVSSLRRMVLPKKAAESFLPILESKEGILITMDDLDGLHVWSFKYRFWPNNNSRMYVLENTGDFVNTHGLQFGDFIIVYQDSQNQNYVIQAKKASDQDVIYTNITSTDVNDMFLHEYEVNHLSSIYANYPNSDDTTMSFIYDTTAFSNDSPLDFLGGSLTSYSRIGALQESFGSVENLSLDEFY; this is translated from the exons ATGATGACGGACCAAGAGCCTCTTACTCTTAGTGTTGTTCATGAGAAACCCGAGGCCTCTGCTTTCATGGCAGGTGTTGAGGATGTCACTGTGAAGGGGGACAATACCCGTTTTAGAGCCGATCGTGGCCGGTCAACCCGTGGCCTTGTTGCTGCTGTGACCAGTCTTGGTGTCAACAGGAAGAAAAGGATGGCCAGACAGAGACGATCTTCCTCCTACAATCTTTTCTCCTTTGCtaattcttcatcttcctccACCTCGCACTTGCCTCCCACCACTCTCCCTGCACGT GTGATTGATCCAAAGAGGCTGAGATTTCTTTTCCAGAAGGAACTTAAGAACAGTGATGTGAGCTCCCTCAGGAGAATGGTACTCCCAAAG AAAGCAGCTGAGTCTTTCCTCCCCATTCTCGAGTCCAAGGAAGGTATTCTCATCACCATGGATGACCTGGATGGCCTCCATGTGTGGAGCTTCAAATACAG GTTTTGGCCTAATAACAATAGCCGAATGTATGTACTTGAAAATACAG GAGACTTTGTAAACACGCACGGGTTACAGTTTGGAGACTTTATCATAGTTTACCAAGACAGTCAGAATCAGAATTAT GTCATTCAGGCTAAAAAGGCTTCTGATCAAGATGTAATATATACTAACATCACTAGTACTGATGTCAATGACATGTTTCTTCACGAGTACGAAGTAAACCATTTGAGCTCCATTTACGCAAATTATCCTAACAGCGATGACACAACGATGTCGTTTATTTATGACACCACGGCCTTCTCAAATGACTCTCCATTGGATTTTTTGGGTGGATCACTCACCAGCTATTCAAGGATTGGAGCTCTGCAGGAAAGCTTTGGATCTGTTGAGAACTTATCTCTTGATGAATTCTACTGA